Proteins from a single region of Platichthys flesus chromosome 16, fPlaFle2.1, whole genome shotgun sequence:
- the LOC133970678 gene encoding trinucleotide repeat-containing gene 6A protein-like isoform X1, with protein sequence MAPIRDSVSHSPNQTGLEHPGLDSQYEPSPWSSGSPCSTDSNSNWGKVLVDGSTDKPNIPSSTNSSVWPPSSSSFSCSSSSSSSGCGSGSDPELASECMDADSSSSIGSEKNLSAVGVTTVMMMSANASSSVSSTASSPSSVTSAMMVGVSVNGDSNGNSRQVIGGGANNGNNNITGSSHYSVAGSSSIGSNNMGSHNIKLVNSSSVWGTQSGSNTITTGGSTPCVNGGLNPNTLNPNANHGAWPQNPTPSPGSQRPPGISSKLGIATQQGPLLGWGGMAAPDNSSMMEVTDMSNGTASSNSGNGGLQSTNLNTESNGPNNTIMMNTTTTTTNATMTSSPPNSTASPQLSGDCSWGSIGGGNGGPLANGNPSSAPQNPQGEPGVAGAFGTPWGATTYPGDKGPPNADTVNPQNPALLQAGNPQISSTAAYKSNNNHNNTGAPRWDQGPANNPNQPQSNSSWGVGSNQIPGSAGPGNGNQTTMGPPAGIPRPWGSSTSSSSSTSSSSSTTNNKMSNGEWGSAAPGNSTDAVSQKGSSANNGWKSLEDDAMGMGGGAGGTQGVGSVTGGWGRSGGSEGSAESSGGQSSSDKDSSQSKGLNRRKGTHSPTVVSALPRIDVDPRVLSNTGWGQTPVRQNTTWDVNSPIINQPQGPRRDDRKHSSGGSSWGTAGPTAHSQPSGGWGGRPNSSGQDTGGSGWGDQRQNSGWDNKQVSGSGGGGQSSWNDGSSYKGSNTSSNTWSNNYNKDDRSNTWTNAPKAQQGWSSNSGNGTEGWGGGGEGVRGGGNNRWGEPQKTAGSAGWEGDNDRSGSGCWNDSSRSNTNTSSSNTWVGSGGSNTQDQSASNQGSNWGDSVHKPNSQSNTQSWGEQQQQKNSHHGAQNWGETTPKPSNEWGKGPEPNMSRGNQGPSKPSGWQGGPIPIGAPKEEVSTGWEEPSPESIRRRMEIDDGTAAWGEPGKKPVGSVNMRNKTGQSDQEIKGPPPQHQPHPPSQHQPHPHPNPHPHPHSHPHPQHNSMHPPQPMQPPAQEKNPGWGEQYQQHKESSTWRDPAPPPPVSVDNGTSAWGKPIDSTWEKPSRDSREPGPGWGGQHKAAPGPKPMETWCGEDGSMGNSWDQEEEVEIGMWSNSQQDNRSHDQNTWNYKQKVANKMNKPVNKQDEPWMKPFMNQFSGMNFPRDSPDDSLKTGAGMVQDKRMDMSNMGDYNGVMGKNPGSRHQLHKESPMDRSPYYDKNVNPMLGGSSVAQGRGPQSQVPPQPNLRNQVPPPILPSQVPPSLLKYPGGNGGLNPIFGPQQVAVLNQLTQLNQLSQLNQINQLQRLLLQQQQQQQQQQQQQQKALSQRAMPVGRQPEQTRPIGSSPSMMQPPRHLDPSRHLDPSLLKQPPPHKPYLDNYLSHNTPDMQKDASSLGSFSNFPLSLNSNMNVSMDMGVGGGSSVGGAVSYKELPQSRMKKLWATEPMEQNSKSGAMSSGLRLEDSPFYDFLSPGPSPLSPPGQSMGSVGDGWPPRANSPPTIGNTVAWPPEFRPGEPWKGYPNIDPETDPYVTPGSVINNLSINTVRDTDHLRDRNNGPSSSLNTTMPSNSAWSSIRASSHSGSLTSTAQSTSARPSESKWSPGGGSVSNSSLAHELWKVPLPPKAMSVAAPSRPPPGLTSQKPSPASSGWDASSLRMGGWGSTESRYTPGSSWGDSSSSSARTQWLVLKNLTPQIDGSTLRTLCMQHGPLITFHLNLPHGNAVVCYSSKDEAAKAQKSLHMCVLGNTTILAEFASEEEINRFFAQGQSLATPSSSWQAIGSPQTRMDQSHPFPSRAPEPNQWNSSELHSSSLWGGPTNYSSSLWGNPSGTEAGRISSPSPISSFLPVDHLTGGGDSM encoded by the exons ATGGCTCCCATTCGGGATTCCGTCAGCCACTCCCCTAATCAAACAG GTCTGGAGCATCCTGGCTTGGACTCGCAGTATGAGCCTTCCCCTTGGTCCTCTGGCTCTCCCTGCAGCACTGATAGCAACAGCAACTGGGGCAAAGTCCTAGTGGACGGAAGTACAGACAAACCCAATATCCCCTCTTCAACCAACTCCTCTGTCtggcctccctcctcttcctctttctcttgctcctcttcttcctcctcttccggTTGTGGGTCAGGATCAGACCCTGAGCTGGCATCAGAATGCATGGACGCTGACTCTAGCTCCTCAATCGGCTCAGAGAAAAACCTCTCTGCTGTTGGTGTGAcaacagtgatgatgatgtcagcaaatgcttcctcctctgtgtcttctacgGCTTCTTCCCCCTCTTCGGTGACTTCTGCAATGATGGTTGGCGTTTCTGTAAATGGAGACAGCAACGGCAACAGTCGCCAGGTTATTGGTGGAGGAGCAAATAATGGAAATAACAATATCACAGGGTCCTCCCACTACTCAGTGGCGGGGTCCAGCAGTATTGGCAGCAATAACATGGGTAGCCACAACATCAAGCTCGTCAACAGCAGTAGTGTATGGGGCACCCAGTCAGGCAGCAACACGATTACCACAGGTGGAAGCACCCCCTGCGTCAACGGAGGGTTAAACCCAAACACTTTAAACCCAAATGCCAACCACGGTGCCTGGCCCCAGAATCCAACCCCAAGCCCAGGGTCCCAACGGCCCCCGGGGATAAGTTCCAAACTGGGTATAGCCACCCAACAGGGCCCTTTGCTGGGCTGGGGTGGCATGGCAGCTCCAGACAACAGCAGTATGATGGAAGTCACTGATATGAGTAATGGTACAGCAAGCAGCAACAGTGGAAATGGTGGCCTGCAGTCTACCAACCTTAACACTGAATCCAATGGACCAAATAACACTATTATGAtgaatactactactactactactaatgcCACAATGACCTCTAGTCCACCAAACTCTACCGCCTCACCCCAACTCAGTGGAGATTGTTCCTGGGGTTCCATTGGAGGAGGGAATGGGGGTCCGCTGGCCAATGGAAACCCCTCATCAGCCCCCCAGAACCCCCAAGGAGAGCCAGGAGTTGCTGGGGCCTTCGGTACGCCTTGGGGCGCGACTACCTACCCTGGAGACAAGGGCCCCCCAAATGCAGACACTGTGAACCCACAAAATCCTGCGTTATTGCAGGCTGGAAACCCCCAAATCTCCTCTACTGCTGCTTACAAGAGTAATAATAACCACAATAACACTGGGGCCCCGCGCTGGGACCAGGGGCCTGCCAATAATCCAAACCAGCCTCAGAGCAACTCGTCCTGGGGTGTTGGCTCCAATCAAATCCCAGGCTCTGCAGGCCCAGGCAATGGGAACCAAACTACGATGGGCCCTCCAGCAGGGATCCCTCGCCCCTGGGGGAGCAGcacatcatcttcctcctcaacCTCATCGTCCTCttccacaacaaacaacaagatGTCAAATGGAGAATggggatcagcagctcctggtaACAGCACAGATGCTGTAAGTCAGAAAGGAAGCTCAGCCAACAATGGCTGGAAGAGCCTAGAGGATGACGCCATGGGCAtgggaggtggagcaggtggaACCCAAGGTGTGGGGAGTGTCACTGGAGGCTGGGGTCGCTCTGGAGGAAGTGAGGGAAGTGCAGAAAGCTCTGGAGGTCAATCTAGCTCAGACAAAGACAGCAGCCAGTCAAAAGGACTAAACCGCAGAAAAGGTACCCATTCTCCAACAGTAGTATCAGCCCTGCCCAGGATCGATGTGGACCCCCGGGTTCTGTCCAACACCGGGTGGGGTCAGACTCCCGTACGACAAAACACCACCTGGGACGTGAATTCTCCAATTATCAATCAGCCCCAGGGTCCAAGAAGAGATGACAGAAAGCACAGCAGTGGAGGCTCCAGCTGGGGCACAGCAGGACCGACAGCTCACTCCCAGCCCTCTGGAG GTTGGGGTGGTCGGCCGAACAGCTCAGGTCAGGATACAGGAGGTTCTGGCTGGGGAGACCAGAGACAAAACTCTGGTTGGGACAACAAACAAGTCTCAGGGAGTGGAGGTGGTGGGCAGAGTAGCTGGAATGATGGATCCAGCTACAAAGGCAGCAACACCAGTAGTAACACATGGAGCAACAACTATAACAAAGATGACAG GTCAAATACCTGGACTAATGCGCCCAAAGCGCAGCAGGGCTGGAGTTCCAACAGTGGAAATGGAACTGAAGGGTGGGGTGGCGGTGGAGAaggtgtcagaggaggaggcaaCAATCGCTGGGGGGAGCCCCAAAAAACTGCTGGCTCAGCGGGCTGGGAAGGCGACAACGACCGATCTGGCTCTGGATGTTGGAACGATTCAAGCCgatccaacacaaacaccagcagcagcaacacctGGGTCGGGAGTGGAGGATCAAATACTCAAGATCAGAGCGCCTCAAACCAAGGTTCCAACTGGGGCGACTCAGTCCACAAACCCAATTCTCAGAGTAACACCCAGAGCTGgggtgagcagcagcagcagaagaacagCCACCACGGGGCCCAGAACTGGGGTGAGACGACTCCCAAGCCCTCCAACGAGTGGGGAAAGGGTCCCGAACCCAACATGTCCAGAGGCAACCAAGGCCCCAGCAAGCCCTCAG GCTGGCAGGGAGGCCCCATACCCATAGGAGCTCCGAAAGAGGAAGTGTCTACTGGGTGGGAAGAGCCTTCTCCAGAGTCCATACGGCGCAGGATGGAGATCGATGATGGCACTGCAGCTTGGGGAGAACCTG GCAAGAAACCTGTAGGATCTGTCAACATGAGGAACAAGACCGGCCAATCTGACCAGGAGATCAAGGGCCCTCCGCCTCAGCACCAgcctcaccctccctctcaGCACCAGCCTCACCCTCAtcccaacccccacccccaccctcacTCCCACCCTCACCCACAACACAACTCCATGCATCCCCCCCAGCCCATGCAGCCTCCTGCCCAGGAGAAAAATCCTG GTTGGGGTGAGCAATATCAGCAGCATAAGGAGTCCTCAACATGGAGGGACCCCGCTCCTCCGCCGCCCGTGTCGGTGGACAACGGGACGTCTGCCTGGGGGAAGCCCATCGACAGCACTTGGGAAAAACCCAGCAGGGACAGCAGAGAGCCTGGTCCTGGCTGGGGTGGCCAGCATAAGGCTG CTCCAGGTCCAAAGCCCATGGAGACATGGTGTGGTGAGGATGGGTCCATGGGCAATAGCTGGGACcaggaagaagaggtggagaTTGGCATGTGGAGCAACAGCCAACAGGACAACAGGTCTCACGACCAAAACACCTGGAATTACAAGCAAAAAGTCGCAAACAAG ATGAACAAACCAGTCAACAAACAGGATGAACCCTGGATGAAACCTTTCATGAACCAGTTCAGCGGCATGAACTTTCCT AGAGACTCTCCCGACGACTCCTTGAAGACAGGAGCGGGGATGGTGCAGGACAAGCGCATGGACATGAGCAATATGGGAGACTACAATGGAGTTATGGGGAAGAACCCTGGGTCTCGACACCAGCTCCACAAGGAGTCTCCCATGGATCGCAGCCCTTACTATGACAAG AATGTAAACCCTATGTTGGGTGGCAGCAGCGTAGCACAGGGCCGAGGCCCCCAGTCCCAAGTCCCCCCCCAACCCAACCTTCGTAACCAAGTGCCTCCACCCATCCTGCCCTCTCAG GTCCCTCCATCCCTGTTGAAGTACCCAGGAGGTAACGGAGGCCTGAACCCTATTTTCGGACCTCAGCAGGTGGCTGTCCTCAACCAACTCACCCAGCTTAACCAGCTGTCGCAGCTCAACCAGATCAACCAGTTACAG cgtcttctcctccagcagcagcagcagcagcaacaacaacagcagcaacaacaaaaagctCTGAGCCAGAGAGCAATGCCCGTGGGACGACAGCctgaacag ACACGTCCTATCGGTTCGTCTCCATCAATGATGCAGCCCCCACGGCACCTGGACCCCTCACGGCACCTGGACCCCTCTTTGCTAAAACAGCCCCCACCTCACAAACCGTACCTGGATAACTACTTGTCCCACAATACACCCGATATGCAGAAGGATGCTTCCTCTCTTGGGTCCTTCAGCAACTTCCCTTTAA gCTTGAACTCTAACATGAATGTATCCATGGACATGGGTGTTGGTGGCGGTAGTAGTGTTGGCGGAGCTGTGAGCTACAAAGAGCTGCCCCAGTCCAGAATGAAGAAACTGTGGGCTACTGAGCCTATGGAGCAGAACAGCAAATCTG GTGCTATGTCGTCTGGGCTGCGTCTGGAGGACTCTCCCTTCTatgacttcctgtctcctggCCCATCTCCCCTGAGTCCTCCGGGCCAATCAATGGGCTCGGTGGGCGATGGCTGGCCGCCCCGTGCCAACTCCCCCCCGACCATTGGTAACACTGTCGCCTGGCCCCCAG AGTTCCGGCCCGGGGAGCCTTGGAAAGGTTACCCTAACATTGACCCTGAGACTGACCCCTATGTGACCCCCGGCAGTGTCATCAACAACCTCTCCATCAACACCGTCCGTGACACAGACCACCTCAGGGACAGGAACAACG GGCCATCCTCATCACTGAACACCACGATGCCTTCTAACAGTGCCTGGTCATCCATTCGTGCCTCCAGCCACAGCGGTTCCCTCACCAGTACAGCACAAAGCACTTCAG CCAGACCCAGCGAGTCAAAGTGGTCTCCCGGTGGCGGTTCTGTGTCCAACTCCTCCCTAGCCCATGAGCTGTGGAAGGTCCCCCTGCCCCCCAAGGCGATGTCCGTGGCAGCCCCCTCCAGACCTCCACCTGGCCTCACCAGCCAGAAGCCCAGTCCTGCTTCCTCTGGCTGGGATGCCTCTTCCCTGAGGATGGGGGGTTGGGGCTCCACTGAGTCCAGATACACACCTG GTTCCAGTTGgggtgacagcagcagcagctcagcgaGAACCCAATGGCTCGTTCTGAAAAATCTCACACCTCAG ATTGACGGCTCCACCCTGAGGACCTTGTGCATGCAGCACGGCCCTCTGATCACATTCCACCTCAACCTGCCACATGGTAACGCTGTGGTATGCTACAGCTCCAAGGACGAGGCCGCCAAGGCCCAGAAGAGCCTGCACAT GTGTGTTTTGGGGAACACTACTATTCTGGCTGAGTTTGCCAGCGAGGAGGAAATCAACCGTTTCTTTGCACAAGGGCAGTCATTGgccactccctcctccagctggcAAGCCATCGGCTCCCCTCAGACCAGAATGGATCAGTCTCACCCCTTTCCCAGCCGCGCTCCTGAACCGAACCAGTGGAACAGCAGCGAACTACACAGCTCCTCCCTCTGGGGCGGGCCCACCAACTATTCCAGTAGCCTGTGGGGGAACCCCAGTGGCACCGAGGCAGGGAGGATCAGCAGCCCTTCTCCAATCAGCTCCTTCCTCCCGGTGGATCACCTGACAGGGGGTGGGGACTCCATGTGA
- the LOC133970678 gene encoding trinucleotide repeat-containing gene 6A protein-like isoform X2 — MDADSSSSIGSEKNLSAVGVTTVMMMSANASSSVSSTASSPSSVTSAMMVGVSVNGDSNGNSRQVIGGGANNGNNNITGSSHYSVAGSSSIGSNNMGSHNIKLVNSSSVWGTQSGSNTITTGGSTPCVNGGLNPNTLNPNANHGAWPQNPTPSPGSQRPPGISSKLGIATQQGPLLGWGGMAAPDNSSMMEVTDMSNGTASSNSGNGGLQSTNLNTESNGPNNTIMMNTTTTTTNATMTSSPPNSTASPQLSGDCSWGSIGGGNGGPLANGNPSSAPQNPQGEPGVAGAFGTPWGATTYPGDKGPPNADTVNPQNPALLQAGNPQISSTAAYKSNNNHNNTGAPRWDQGPANNPNQPQSNSSWGVGSNQIPGSAGPGNGNQTTMGPPAGIPRPWGSSTSSSSSTSSSSSTTNNKMSNGEWGSAAPGNSTDAVSQKGSSANNGWKSLEDDAMGMGGGAGGTQGVGSVTGGWGRSGGSEGSAESSGGQSSSDKDSSQSKGLNRRKGTHSPTVVSALPRIDVDPRVLSNTGWGQTPVRQNTTWDVNSPIINQPQGPRRDDRKHSSGGSSWGTAGPTAHSQPSGGWGGRPNSSGQDTGGSGWGDQRQNSGWDNKQVSGSGGGGQSSWNDGSSYKGSNTSSNTWSNNYNKDDRSNTWTNAPKAQQGWSSNSGNGTEGWGGGGEGVRGGGNNRWGEPQKTAGSAGWEGDNDRSGSGCWNDSSRSNTNTSSSNTWVGSGGSNTQDQSASNQGSNWGDSVHKPNSQSNTQSWGEQQQQKNSHHGAQNWGETTPKPSNEWGKGPEPNMSRGNQGPSKPSGWQGGPIPIGAPKEEVSTGWEEPSPESIRRRMEIDDGTAAWGEPGKKPVGSVNMRNKTGQSDQEIKGPPPQHQPHPPSQHQPHPHPNPHPHPHSHPHPQHNSMHPPQPMQPPAQEKNPGWGEQYQQHKESSTWRDPAPPPPVSVDNGTSAWGKPIDSTWEKPSRDSREPGPGWGGQHKAAPGPKPMETWCGEDGSMGNSWDQEEEVEIGMWSNSQQDNRSHDQNTWNYKQKVANKMNKPVNKQDEPWMKPFMNQFSGMNFPRDSPDDSLKTGAGMVQDKRMDMSNMGDYNGVMGKNPGSRHQLHKESPMDRSPYYDKNVNPMLGGSSVAQGRGPQSQVPPQPNLRNQVPPPILPSQVPPSLLKYPGGNGGLNPIFGPQQVAVLNQLTQLNQLSQLNQINQLQRLLLQQQQQQQQQQQQQQKALSQRAMPVGRQPEQTRPIGSSPSMMQPPRHLDPSRHLDPSLLKQPPPHKPYLDNYLSHNTPDMQKDASSLGSFSNFPLSLNSNMNVSMDMGVGGGSSVGGAVSYKELPQSRMKKLWATEPMEQNSKSGAMSSGLRLEDSPFYDFLSPGPSPLSPPGQSMGSVGDGWPPRANSPPTIGNTVAWPPEFRPGEPWKGYPNIDPETDPYVTPGSVINNLSINTVRDTDHLRDRNNGPSSSLNTTMPSNSAWSSIRASSHSGSLTSTAQSTSARPSESKWSPGGGSVSNSSLAHELWKVPLPPKAMSVAAPSRPPPGLTSQKPSPASSGWDASSLRMGGWGSTESRYTPGSSWGDSSSSSARTQWLVLKNLTPQIDGSTLRTLCMQHGPLITFHLNLPHGNAVVCYSSKDEAAKAQKSLHMCVLGNTTILAEFASEEEINRFFAQGQSLATPSSSWQAIGSPQTRMDQSHPFPSRAPEPNQWNSSELHSSSLWGGPTNYSSSLWGNPSGTEAGRISSPSPISSFLPVDHLTGGGDSM, encoded by the exons ATGGACGCTGACTCTAGCTCCTCAATCGGCTCAGAGAAAAACCTCTCTGCTGTTGGTGTGAcaacagtgatgatgatgtcagcaaatgcttcctcctctgtgtcttctacgGCTTCTTCCCCCTCTTCGGTGACTTCTGCAATGATGGTTGGCGTTTCTGTAAATGGAGACAGCAACGGCAACAGTCGCCAGGTTATTGGTGGAGGAGCAAATAATGGAAATAACAATATCACAGGGTCCTCCCACTACTCAGTGGCGGGGTCCAGCAGTATTGGCAGCAATAACATGGGTAGCCACAACATCAAGCTCGTCAACAGCAGTAGTGTATGGGGCACCCAGTCAGGCAGCAACACGATTACCACAGGTGGAAGCACCCCCTGCGTCAACGGAGGGTTAAACCCAAACACTTTAAACCCAAATGCCAACCACGGTGCCTGGCCCCAGAATCCAACCCCAAGCCCAGGGTCCCAACGGCCCCCGGGGATAAGTTCCAAACTGGGTATAGCCACCCAACAGGGCCCTTTGCTGGGCTGGGGTGGCATGGCAGCTCCAGACAACAGCAGTATGATGGAAGTCACTGATATGAGTAATGGTACAGCAAGCAGCAACAGTGGAAATGGTGGCCTGCAGTCTACCAACCTTAACACTGAATCCAATGGACCAAATAACACTATTATGAtgaatactactactactactactaatgcCACAATGACCTCTAGTCCACCAAACTCTACCGCCTCACCCCAACTCAGTGGAGATTGTTCCTGGGGTTCCATTGGAGGAGGGAATGGGGGTCCGCTGGCCAATGGAAACCCCTCATCAGCCCCCCAGAACCCCCAAGGAGAGCCAGGAGTTGCTGGGGCCTTCGGTACGCCTTGGGGCGCGACTACCTACCCTGGAGACAAGGGCCCCCCAAATGCAGACACTGTGAACCCACAAAATCCTGCGTTATTGCAGGCTGGAAACCCCCAAATCTCCTCTACTGCTGCTTACAAGAGTAATAATAACCACAATAACACTGGGGCCCCGCGCTGGGACCAGGGGCCTGCCAATAATCCAAACCAGCCTCAGAGCAACTCGTCCTGGGGTGTTGGCTCCAATCAAATCCCAGGCTCTGCAGGCCCAGGCAATGGGAACCAAACTACGATGGGCCCTCCAGCAGGGATCCCTCGCCCCTGGGGGAGCAGcacatcatcttcctcctcaacCTCATCGTCCTCttccacaacaaacaacaagatGTCAAATGGAGAATggggatcagcagctcctggtaACAGCACAGATGCTGTAAGTCAGAAAGGAAGCTCAGCCAACAATGGCTGGAAGAGCCTAGAGGATGACGCCATGGGCAtgggaggtggagcaggtggaACCCAAGGTGTGGGGAGTGTCACTGGAGGCTGGGGTCGCTCTGGAGGAAGTGAGGGAAGTGCAGAAAGCTCTGGAGGTCAATCTAGCTCAGACAAAGACAGCAGCCAGTCAAAAGGACTAAACCGCAGAAAAGGTACCCATTCTCCAACAGTAGTATCAGCCCTGCCCAGGATCGATGTGGACCCCCGGGTTCTGTCCAACACCGGGTGGGGTCAGACTCCCGTACGACAAAACACCACCTGGGACGTGAATTCTCCAATTATCAATCAGCCCCAGGGTCCAAGAAGAGATGACAGAAAGCACAGCAGTGGAGGCTCCAGCTGGGGCACAGCAGGACCGACAGCTCACTCCCAGCCCTCTGGAG GTTGGGGTGGTCGGCCGAACAGCTCAGGTCAGGATACAGGAGGTTCTGGCTGGGGAGACCAGAGACAAAACTCTGGTTGGGACAACAAACAAGTCTCAGGGAGTGGAGGTGGTGGGCAGAGTAGCTGGAATGATGGATCCAGCTACAAAGGCAGCAACACCAGTAGTAACACATGGAGCAACAACTATAACAAAGATGACAG GTCAAATACCTGGACTAATGCGCCCAAAGCGCAGCAGGGCTGGAGTTCCAACAGTGGAAATGGAACTGAAGGGTGGGGTGGCGGTGGAGAaggtgtcagaggaggaggcaaCAATCGCTGGGGGGAGCCCCAAAAAACTGCTGGCTCAGCGGGCTGGGAAGGCGACAACGACCGATCTGGCTCTGGATGTTGGAACGATTCAAGCCgatccaacacaaacaccagcagcagcaacacctGGGTCGGGAGTGGAGGATCAAATACTCAAGATCAGAGCGCCTCAAACCAAGGTTCCAACTGGGGCGACTCAGTCCACAAACCCAATTCTCAGAGTAACACCCAGAGCTGgggtgagcagcagcagcagaagaacagCCACCACGGGGCCCAGAACTGGGGTGAGACGACTCCCAAGCCCTCCAACGAGTGGGGAAAGGGTCCCGAACCCAACATGTCCAGAGGCAACCAAGGCCCCAGCAAGCCCTCAG GCTGGCAGGGAGGCCCCATACCCATAGGAGCTCCGAAAGAGGAAGTGTCTACTGGGTGGGAAGAGCCTTCTCCAGAGTCCATACGGCGCAGGATGGAGATCGATGATGGCACTGCAGCTTGGGGAGAACCTG GCAAGAAACCTGTAGGATCTGTCAACATGAGGAACAAGACCGGCCAATCTGACCAGGAGATCAAGGGCCCTCCGCCTCAGCACCAgcctcaccctccctctcaGCACCAGCCTCACCCTCAtcccaacccccacccccaccctcacTCCCACCCTCACCCACAACACAACTCCATGCATCCCCCCCAGCCCATGCAGCCTCCTGCCCAGGAGAAAAATCCTG GTTGGGGTGAGCAATATCAGCAGCATAAGGAGTCCTCAACATGGAGGGACCCCGCTCCTCCGCCGCCCGTGTCGGTGGACAACGGGACGTCTGCCTGGGGGAAGCCCATCGACAGCACTTGGGAAAAACCCAGCAGGGACAGCAGAGAGCCTGGTCCTGGCTGGGGTGGCCAGCATAAGGCTG CTCCAGGTCCAAAGCCCATGGAGACATGGTGTGGTGAGGATGGGTCCATGGGCAATAGCTGGGACcaggaagaagaggtggagaTTGGCATGTGGAGCAACAGCCAACAGGACAACAGGTCTCACGACCAAAACACCTGGAATTACAAGCAAAAAGTCGCAAACAAG ATGAACAAACCAGTCAACAAACAGGATGAACCCTGGATGAAACCTTTCATGAACCAGTTCAGCGGCATGAACTTTCCT AGAGACTCTCCCGACGACTCCTTGAAGACAGGAGCGGGGATGGTGCAGGACAAGCGCATGGACATGAGCAATATGGGAGACTACAATGGAGTTATGGGGAAGAACCCTGGGTCTCGACACCAGCTCCACAAGGAGTCTCCCATGGATCGCAGCCCTTACTATGACAAG AATGTAAACCCTATGTTGGGTGGCAGCAGCGTAGCACAGGGCCGAGGCCCCCAGTCCCAAGTCCCCCCCCAACCCAACCTTCGTAACCAAGTGCCTCCACCCATCCTGCCCTCTCAG GTCCCTCCATCCCTGTTGAAGTACCCAGGAGGTAACGGAGGCCTGAACCCTATTTTCGGACCTCAGCAGGTGGCTGTCCTCAACCAACTCACCCAGCTTAACCAGCTGTCGCAGCTCAACCAGATCAACCAGTTACAG cgtcttctcctccagcagcagcagcagcagcaacaacaacagcagcaacaacaaaaagctCTGAGCCAGAGAGCAATGCCCGTGGGACGACAGCctgaacag ACACGTCCTATCGGTTCGTCTCCATCAATGATGCAGCCCCCACGGCACCTGGACCCCTCACGGCACCTGGACCCCTCTTTGCTAAAACAGCCCCCACCTCACAAACCGTACCTGGATAACTACTTGTCCCACAATACACCCGATATGCAGAAGGATGCTTCCTCTCTTGGGTCCTTCAGCAACTTCCCTTTAA gCTTGAACTCTAACATGAATGTATCCATGGACATGGGTGTTGGTGGCGGTAGTAGTGTTGGCGGAGCTGTGAGCTACAAAGAGCTGCCCCAGTCCAGAATGAAGAAACTGTGGGCTACTGAGCCTATGGAGCAGAACAGCAAATCTG GTGCTATGTCGTCTGGGCTGCGTCTGGAGGACTCTCCCTTCTatgacttcctgtctcctggCCCATCTCCCCTGAGTCCTCCGGGCCAATCAATGGGCTCGGTGGGCGATGGCTGGCCGCCCCGTGCCAACTCCCCCCCGACCATTGGTAACACTGTCGCCTGGCCCCCAG AGTTCCGGCCCGGGGAGCCTTGGAAAGGTTACCCTAACATTGACCCTGAGACTGACCCCTATGTGACCCCCGGCAGTGTCATCAACAACCTCTCCATCAACACCGTCCGTGACACAGACCACCTCAGGGACAGGAACAACG GGCCATCCTCATCACTGAACACCACGATGCCTTCTAACAGTGCCTGGTCATCCATTCGTGCCTCCAGCCACAGCGGTTCCCTCACCAGTACAGCACAAAGCACTTCAG CCAGACCCAGCGAGTCAAAGTGGTCTCCCGGTGGCGGTTCTGTGTCCAACTCCTCCCTAGCCCATGAGCTGTGGAAGGTCCCCCTGCCCCCCAAGGCGATGTCCGTGGCAGCCCCCTCCAGACCTCCACCTGGCCTCACCAGCCAGAAGCCCAGTCCTGCTTCCTCTGGCTGGGATGCCTCTTCCCTGAGGATGGGGGGTTGGGGCTCCACTGAGTCCAGATACACACCTG GTTCCAGTTGgggtgacagcagcagcagctcagcgaGAACCCAATGGCTCGTTCTGAAAAATCTCACACCTCAG ATTGACGGCTCCACCCTGAGGACCTTGTGCATGCAGCACGGCCCTCTGATCACATTCCACCTCAACCTGCCACATGGTAACGCTGTGGTATGCTACAGCTCCAAGGACGAGGCCGCCAAGGCCCAGAAGAGCCTGCACAT GTGTGTTTTGGGGAACACTACTATTCTGGCTGAGTTTGCCAGCGAGGAGGAAATCAACCGTTTCTTTGCACAAGGGCAGTCATTGgccactccctcctccagctggcAAGCCATCGGCTCCCCTCAGACCAGAATGGATCAGTCTCACCCCTTTCCCAGCCGCGCTCCTGAACCGAACCAGTGGAACAGCAGCGAACTACACAGCTCCTCCCTCTGGGGCGGGCCCACCAACTATTCCAGTAGCCTGTGGGGGAACCCCAGTGGCACCGAGGCAGGGAGGATCAGCAGCCCTTCTCCAATCAGCTCCTTCCTCCCGGTGGATCACCTGACAGGGGGTGGGGACTCCATGTGA